Below is a genomic region from Paenibacillus rhizovicinus.
AGCGGCTTCTTCTATCCGTGCGGCAGAACGCGAAGCTGCAGCTTCACGCAGGCGTTTATCGCCAAGTCGCCGCGATGAACGAGCTGTCCGCAGCGTACAAAATCGTCCAGCGCGGCATGCAGCTGTCGACGGAATCCCGTCCGATAGCGTTTTACGGCAGCGAACAGACGGGCGTTTACGAGACGGACCAGGCGTTGTGGGACATTGCGGAGCGGCTGATCGGCGCGATGAAGCGCGGCGATGCGGAAGGGGTTAACGCGGAGCAGCGGCGCATCGGGGAGCAGCTGCAGAAAGCAGGCGGAGGTGCCGAGGGCAGGCTCAAGCCGCTGCTGCATTTCCTTGCGCTGCATTTGATGCGGGAGCTCAAGGAAGCGAACCTGCTGTCGTGGGAGCAGGAAGAAGCGCTCTGGCGCAAGATGGATCTGCGCTTCGGCGTGAAGGATTTGTTCGCTGCCATTCAACAGGCCTCCAGCGAAGGCGCTGCCCGTTCGAAGGACAAGAGGAAGCATTCCGAGCTGCAGATGGCGGAAGCGAAACAGTACATCGACCGCCACTTGTTCCGCGACTTGAGCGTGGAAGAGGCGGCGTCCCATGTCGGGCTTTCGACCTCGCATTTCAGCCTGCTCTTCAAAGGCGCTTACGGAGAGACGTTTATCGAATACGTCACGCGGCAGCGGATGGAAACCGCCAAGTCGCTGCTTGGGGAGACGCATAAGAGCGTTGCGAAGATCGCGAAGGAAGTCGGATACGCGGAGCGCAGGTATTTTACGAAAGTATTCATGAAGTATACGGGCCAGAAACCGTCCGAATACCGGATGGCGCTGCAGGGCGCGGGATCGCTTGTGCATGACGAAGAGGAACACGAGGATGAACGCTAGGCGGCGAGCAGGCTGCGTACGCGAATCTATCAACATTCAACAGGAAGAGGAGCACCAGACATGAGCGAGGCTTGGAACAATTGGAGTTTGCGGGAGAAAATCGGTCAGCTGTTCGTGTTTGGCTTTCATGGACAACTACCGTCTGAAGAGATCAAGGCGTTAATCGCCGAATACGGCGTTGCCGGCATCATCTATTTCACGCGCAACATCGTCGATGCGGAGCAGGTACACGGATTGACGTCGGCGTTCATGGATGCCGCCGAGCATTCGGGGCGGCCCCCGATGTTTATTGCCGTCGACCAGGAAGGCGGCATGGTATCGCGTCTCGTCAAAGGCGTAACATTGATGCCCGGCAACATGGCCCTCGGGGCGATGGGCAATTCCGCCGGCGTATTCGAGACGGCATCCATCTGCGGCGAGCAGATGCGCGCGCTCGGCATCAACTTGAACTACGCGCCTTGCGTAGACGTTAACAACAATCCGGATAACCCTGTCATCAACGTTCGCTCCTACAGCGACCGTCCTGAGGTAGTGGGCGAGCTGGGCCTTGCCGCCGTTCGCGGTTATCAGCGCGCGGGAGTGAGCGCTACGGTCAAGCATTTCCCGGGCCATGGCGATACGAGCGTCGACTCGCACCGGGATTTGCCCGTGCTGCCTCATGACCGCAATCGGCTGGAGGCGGTCGAGCTGGTGCCGTTCCGGGCAGTTGCGGACGAGGCCGACATGGTCATGACCGCACATGTGTGCCTGCCGGCGATCGATCCGTCCGGGCTACCTTCGACTTTGTCGCAGCCGGTGCTTACGGGGCTGCTTCGGGAGGAGCTCGGTTATGAAGGAGTCATCGTGACGGATTGCTTGGAAATGAATGCGATCGATACGTTCTACGGCCCGGAACGGGGCGCTGTCATGGCGCTTCAGGCCGGGGCGGACATGGTGCTGGTCTGTCACACCGCGAGCAAGCAGCGTGCGGCTATCGAAGCGGTTGCCGCAGCCGTCGAGCGCGGTGATCTGACCGAAGCGCGGATCGAAGCGTCCTTGAAGCGGATCATGAAGCTGAAGGAGAAACGTAAAGTCGGCGAGCCGCTTCAACCTTGGTCAGCGGTAGCGCCTGCGATGAATACGCCTGAACAAGCCTCTGCCGCTAGACAGTGGAGCGAGGCTTCGGTAACGCTCGTCAAGAACGAAGGCGGTCTGTTCCCGCTCAAGCGTTCCGCAAAGACGCTCGTGCTCTGGCCTTCTATCGTTACCGTCTCGGAAGCGGATGAATTGCTGACGGACGACGGCACGCTCGGCGGCCGGCTCGCGGTTCGCATGTCCGATGTAACGGAACGTCATATCGGCGATGAAGATGCATTGGAAGGACTCGATGCCTTCGAGCAGATCGTCTATGTCAGTTATGATGCGGCGAAGCTCGACAACGAGCGTGAGACGGCAACCCGTCTATTGGCGCTTGCTGCCGATCGCACCGTAGCCGTCTCGGTCCGTAATCCGCTCGATCTACTCGTTTATCCGGAAGTGTCGACGTTTATTGCCGTCTATGAATGCCGCCCGTTAGCGCTGGAATCCGCAGCTCGTGCACTCGTCGGCGAAATTCAGCCGCAGGGACGCCTTCCGCTGACACTGTCGGAGCAGTACCCGTTCGGCTGGCGCTGGGAAGCGTAGGATTAGCTGTCGGCATTTCAGAGAGAGACTGTCCCGAGCTAGATTCCGG
It encodes:
- a CDS encoding glycoside hydrolase family 3 protein produces the protein MSEAWNNWSLREKIGQLFVFGFHGQLPSEEIKALIAEYGVAGIIYFTRNIVDAEQVHGLTSAFMDAAEHSGRPPMFIAVDQEGGMVSRLVKGVTLMPGNMALGAMGNSAGVFETASICGEQMRALGINLNYAPCVDVNNNPDNPVINVRSYSDRPEVVGELGLAAVRGYQRAGVSATVKHFPGHGDTSVDSHRDLPVLPHDRNRLEAVELVPFRAVADEADMVMTAHVCLPAIDPSGLPSTLSQPVLTGLLREELGYEGVIVTDCLEMNAIDTFYGPERGAVMALQAGADMVLVCHTASKQRAAIEAVAAAVERGDLTEARIEASLKRIMKLKEKRKVGEPLQPWSAVAPAMNTPEQASAARQWSEASVTLVKNEGGLFPLKRSAKTLVLWPSIVTVSEADELLTDDGTLGGRLAVRMSDVTERHIGDEDALEGLDAFEQIVYVSYDAAKLDNERETATRLLALAADRTVAVSVRNPLDLLVYPEVSTFIAVYECRPLALESAARALVGEIQPQGRLPLTLSEQYPFGWRWEA
- a CDS encoding response regulator codes for the protein MNGKVLLVDDEQHITRNLEKVIPWSMLGLTIAGTAKNGVEALELMMSEEPDLVLCDIRMPVMDGLELVRIIRERGIACDIIMLSGYQDFSYTRSAIQYGVKDYILKPIPYDELTGVIARVTSERRNKHALEKEEQRKLQRIIDLANEKILYDVLMDYADLTPDHWLMAGQEQRIEEPQYTLIVLDIDVGSADARDWREWRNKERKMWNFAVCNVLRETLENAELQHVVIQMRDGEWCVLLLGCTGESSAPAYSEEERERLREQQVSLWTERLLLSVRQNAKLQLHAGVYRQVAAMNELSAAYKIVQRGMQLSTESRPIAFYGSEQTGVYETDQALWDIAERLIGAMKRGDAEGVNAEQRRIGEQLQKAGGGAEGRLKPLLHFLALHLMRELKEANLLSWEQEEALWRKMDLRFGVKDLFAAIQQASSEGAARSKDKRKHSELQMAEAKQYIDRHLFRDLSVEEAASHVGLSTSHFSLLFKGAYGETFIEYVTRQRMETAKSLLGETHKSVAKIAKEVGYAERRYFTKVFMKYTGQKPSEYRMALQGAGSLVHDEEEHEDER